A window of Clostridium sp. Marseille-P299 contains these coding sequences:
- a CDS encoding 7alpha-hydroxysteroid dehydrogenase has product MRLQDKVVLVTASTRGIGLACVQRFAKEGAIVYMGARNLERANEIANELNKEGYRVKAVYNDATVKESYQSMVEEVIRQEGKIDVLVNNFGTSNPRADLDIKTTKYEEFIGTIDTNLASVFLTSQAVIPHMAANGGGSIINISSIGGIIPDISQIAYGTSKAAINYLTKLIATQCARDNIRCNAVLPGMTATDAVNNNLSEEFKEFFLRHTPIKRMGLPEEIAGTVLYFASDDSAFTTGQIVDVSGGFGMPTPVYGDMIELKNKR; this is encoded by the coding sequence ATGAGATTACAAGATAAAGTAGTATTAGTGACAGCATCAACGAGAGGAATCGGACTAGCTTGTGTTCAGCGTTTTGCAAAAGAAGGCGCTATTGTGTATATGGGAGCAAGAAATCTAGAACGTGCGAATGAAATAGCGAATGAACTAAATAAGGAAGGATATCGTGTAAAGGCAGTTTATAATGATGCAACGGTAAAAGAAAGCTATCAATCAATGGTAGAGGAAGTTATTCGCCAAGAAGGAAAGATAGACGTTTTAGTTAATAACTTTGGAACTTCTAATCCAAGAGCAGATTTAGATATCAAGACAACAAAATATGAAGAGTTCATTGGAACTATAGATACTAATTTAGCTAGTGTATTTTTAACTTCACAGGCAGTTATTCCACATATGGCAGCAAATGGGGGAGGAAGCATTATCAATATTTCCTCTATCGGTGGAATTATCCCAGATATTTCTCAAATTGCATATGGAACAAGTAAGGCAGCAATCAATTATTTAACTAAGCTTATTGCAACTCAATGTGCTAGAGATAACATTCGTTGTAATGCAGTACTTCCAGGTATGACTGCAACAGATGCTGTAAATAATAATTTATCCGAGGAATTTAAAGAGTTCTTCTTACGTCATACACCAATTAAGCGTATGGGATTACCAGAAGAGATTGCTGGAACTGTATTATATTTTGCAAGTGACGATTCAGCATTTACAACTGGTCAGATTGTTGATGTTTCAGGTGGATTTGGTATGCCAACACCTGTGTATGGTGACATGATTGAACTTAAAAATAAGAGATAG
- a CDS encoding M23 family metallopeptidase encodes MNRFHKTKRKIFKGVLFITFLLGYVSIVSVPVFAATVDDLRELVGDRRISDETLLEDMRAIIYKYKKSQYKNELITFLEQMGDFGYSNNLDLLLAEKEDSLLALEQSFKKNEDVTTIIRNMNDAIDVLNQLGALKKPDTYVLDLLTEDQEEEAFAYANSILNANSDSYDIGVIGEGLLPPTEYYLIVQKAFGNILKAGKEAKVEKNTGIDLLIKPNVEDELPSKVISQFHGIVEKIDKVNENNYKVTIKHGDSLITTYENLCDLKVKVGQKVKQYDTLGYSKSETMHFEVLLNTVPINPLFLYGTAGKDAYDTWYATHPGMASEKIDFSNVRKTIIPKSKEDHVLVQSTVWEEGASESQTIQMEEDYVKPKTPSIHGIENEN; translated from the coding sequence ATGAATAGATTTCATAAGACAAAAAGGAAGATTTTTAAGGGGGTTTTATTCATTACGTTCCTACTAGGTTATGTTAGTATAGTATCTGTACCAGTTTTTGCAGCAACAGTTGATGATTTAAGGGAATTAGTAGGTGATAGAAGGATTTCAGATGAAACACTTCTGGAAGACATGAGAGCTATTATTTATAAATATAAGAAATCACAATATAAAAATGAGCTAATTACATTTTTAGAGCAGATGGGGGATTTCGGTTATAGTAATAACTTAGATTTACTTTTAGCTGAAAAAGAAGATTCATTACTGGCATTAGAACAAAGTTTTAAAAAAAATGAGGACGTAACTACGATTATTCGCAATATGAACGATGCAATTGATGTGTTGAATCAGTTGGGAGCACTAAAAAAGCCGGATACGTATGTACTTGATTTGTTAACAGAAGATCAGGAGGAAGAGGCTTTTGCATATGCGAATTCTATATTAAATGCGAATAGTGATTCCTATGACATCGGAGTGATTGGTGAAGGGTTATTACCACCAACGGAATATTATCTTATTGTACAAAAAGCTTTTGGGAACATTTTGAAGGCAGGAAAAGAAGCTAAGGTAGAAAAAAATACAGGGATTGACCTGTTAATTAAGCCAAATGTTGAAGATGAGTTACCCTCTAAGGTTATTAGTCAGTTTCATGGAATAGTAGAAAAAATAGATAAAGTAAATGAAAATAACTATAAGGTAACGATAAAACATGGGGATTCATTAATTACTACCTACGAAAATTTATGTGATTTAAAAGTAAAAGTTGGGCAGAAGGTAAAGCAATATGACACTCTAGGGTATTCAAAAAGTGAAACCATGCATTTTGAAGTTTTATTAAATACAGTACCAATTAATCCATTATTTTTATATGGAACGGCTGGCAAAGATGCGTATGATACTTGGTACGCCACACATCCTGGCATGGCTTCGGAAAAAATAGATTTTTCAAATGTGAGGAAAACGATTATACCAAAATCAAAAGAAGATCATGTACTGGTGCAATCGACTGTTTGGGAGGAAGGGGCAAGTGAATCTCAAACGATTCAAATGGAAGAGGACTATGTGAAACCCAAAACACCAAGTATTCATGGCATAGAGAATGAGAATTGA
- a CDS encoding ATPase, T2SS/T4P/T4SS family, whose translation MSNTNLIIACAMILFFLCSCLYFFAKGKKQAILEEELSTFDEILDAIKAHMVDLIRDDGDDSSTDEEFIKTKKRKAQIDLACKNASYGIESAKLMLKGIIRTFLKENVSIEKVEQILGLDNESEPSTRVMFEILMYRYKKAFGKNALSMWMKRYKFDEPRTAVGIGKKGDISFYITKSNLEESYHSEYIVLEKEEKYDILALLLFQDYKGFGMLDTISEMNINGFNLGVSGSVMDSMQVIRTHGNKEVVSEATNSLWLYYGGQYIHLQFLDFGTEDEIKRIIQLLIRYNSPGPLTAKRGFLVNTMADKSRILAIRPPVGEYWAVFVRKFTLDNVTPEALIIKKGVTGGEICIKLIEFLMRGLITIAVTGRQGSGKTTLMKSIIAFYDRRYNLGVLEMAPEMYLRELYTDRNIISVQETDYVSAEHIQDALKKADRGITIIGEVATDPVAARMIQLGMTGSLATLFSHHANEAKDLVLTLRNSLVNAGGFSNMTTAERQVTSVVKMNIHLDLTADGKRYIKRITEIIQLDEGIPYPDYDSTDPQASMAEISKEYYIRQTDRISFETRDILVYDEQTDTYLVNECMSDVLYQKILSTLPYNESKEFTNFIDYYWKKKEVNDYYGVEKYTGSKSEEELNELLNEDGLDDMNEAIYYLKKANDLAEFQYGFHDMDME comes from the coding sequence ATGTCAAACACAAACCTGATTATTGCTTGTGCAATGATACTATTCTTTTTATGTTCTTGTTTATATTTCTTTGCAAAAGGGAAGAAACAAGCGATTTTAGAAGAAGAATTATCGACATTTGATGAAATTTTAGATGCTATAAAAGCACATATGGTTGATTTAATTCGAGATGATGGAGATGATTCAAGCACTGATGAAGAGTTTATTAAAACAAAAAAGAGAAAAGCACAAATCGATTTAGCTTGCAAAAATGCTAGTTATGGCATTGAGAGTGCTAAACTAATGTTAAAGGGAATTATAAGAACCTTTCTTAAAGAAAATGTTAGCATTGAAAAAGTGGAACAAATTCTTGGTCTTGATAATGAAAGCGAGCCTTCCACAAGAGTAATGTTTGAAATACTTATGTATCGTTATAAGAAAGCTTTTGGTAAAAATGCACTTAGTATGTGGATGAAAAGATACAAATTTGATGAGCCAAGAACTGCAGTGGGGATTGGGAAAAAAGGAGATATTAGTTTTTATATTACAAAGTCTAATCTAGAAGAAAGTTATCATTCTGAATATATCGTACTGGAAAAAGAAGAAAAATACGATATTCTTGCACTTCTATTATTTCAAGACTATAAGGGGTTTGGAATGCTTGATACAATTTCCGAGATGAATATTAATGGTTTTAATTTAGGTGTCAGCGGATCCGTCATGGATTCAATGCAAGTCATTAGAACGCATGGTAATAAGGAAGTAGTGAGTGAAGCGACGAACTCCTTATGGCTATATTATGGAGGGCAGTACATACACTTGCAGTTTTTAGATTTTGGAACTGAGGATGAAATAAAACGAATCATACAATTATTGATCCGTTATAACTCTCCTGGACCATTAACAGCGAAACGCGGATTCCTTGTCAATACAATGGCTGATAAATCACGTATATTAGCAATTCGGCCACCAGTAGGTGAATACTGGGCTGTATTTGTAAGAAAGTTTACCTTAGATAATGTAACCCCAGAAGCATTAATTATTAAAAAAGGAGTTACTGGTGGAGAGATATGCATTAAACTAATAGAATTTTTAATGAGAGGTTTAATTACAATCGCAGTAACGGGGCGCCAAGGTAGTGGTAAGACTACTTTAATGAAGAGTATTATTGCATTTTATGATAGACGGTATAATCTAGGGGTGTTAGAAATGGCACCTGAGATGTATTTAAGAGAATTATATACGGATAGAAATATAATCTCAGTTCAGGAGACTGATTATGTATCTGCAGAACATATACAAGATGCTTTGAAAAAGGCGGATCGTGGTATTACGATTATTGGAGAAGTAGCCACTGACCCAGTTGCTGCGCGCATGATACAGCTAGGAATGACAGGTTCTTTAGCAACATTATTTAGTCATCATGCAAATGAGGCCAAAGATTTAGTTTTAACTTTGCGTAATTCTCTTGTAAATGCAGGTGGTTTTTCTAATATGACAACAGCCGAGCGTCAAGTGACATCAGTTGTTAAAATGAATATTCATTTAGATCTAACAGCAGATGGCAAACGCTACATTAAACGAATTACTGAAATCATTCAATTGGACGAAGGTATTCCTTATCCAGACTATGATTCTACTGATCCACAAGCTTCCATGGCTGAAATTTCAAAAGAATATTATATTCGGCAAACCGATCGTATATCATTTGAGACAAGAGACATATTGGTTTATGATGAGCAGACGGATACCTATTTAGTGAACGAATGTATGAGTGATGTATTATATCAAAAAATATTAAGTACCTTACCGTATAATGAAAGCAAAGAATTTACTAATTTCATTGATTACTATTGGAAAAAGAAAGAAGTAAACGATTATTATGGTGTAGAAAAATATACAGGATCAAAAAGTGAAGAGGAACTCAATGAATTATTAAATGAAGACGGTTTAGATGATATGAATGAAGCGATTTATTATCTAAAAAAGGCAAATGATTTAGCAGAATTTCAATATGGATTTCATGATATGGACATGGAATAA
- a CDS encoding NAD(P)/FAD-dependent oxidoreductase, whose translation MYDIIIIGAGPAGISAGIYAASRGCKTLILEQNEVGGIIGKVSTVTHYSGIVEQETGATFAKRLKEQALNAGVDIIYEKMIGISLRGDIKTVTTNQTIYQAPKIILANGSTPRKLGIPGEVELAGKGTGLNAAKDGPSYRGKNIYVVGGADGAVKEALYLSQFASKLTLIHFEDTLGCITEFREKVEQTPNIEVRTASRLGAIYGTDQVEKLDIISEKDGHTETIEDKGCGIFIYAGSTPNTELYTELTLENGYIPVNDKMETAIPCVYAAGDIRVKQIRQAATAVADGAIAGINAAMA comes from the coding sequence ATGTATGATATTATCATTATAGGGGCTGGACCCGCTGGAATCAGTGCAGGTATTTATGCTGCAAGCAGAGGATGCAAAACTTTAATTCTTGAACAAAATGAAGTTGGTGGAATCATCGGAAAGGTATCCACTGTAACACATTATTCTGGCATTGTGGAACAAGAAACAGGTGCCACCTTTGCTAAGCGTCTCAAGGAGCAAGCTCTTAACGCAGGTGTAGACATCATATATGAAAAAATGATAGGCATCTCCCTAAGAGGAGACATAAAGACTGTTACCACAAATCAAACAATCTATCAGGCTCCTAAGATTATTCTTGCAAACGGAAGTACACCTCGTAAGTTAGGAATCCCTGGAGAAGTCGAACTCGCTGGTAAAGGTACTGGACTTAACGCAGCAAAAGATGGTCCTTCCTACCGTGGAAAAAATATTTACGTTGTCGGCGGAGCAGACGGAGCCGTTAAGGAAGCTCTCTATCTATCCCAGTTTGCTTCAAAATTAACACTCATCCACTTTGAAGACACCTTAGGTTGTATTACAGAATTCCGCGAAAAAGTTGAACAAACGCCTAATATTGAAGTACGTACAGCTTCTAGACTTGGTGCCATATATGGAACGGATCAGGTAGAAAAACTTGATATCATCTCTGAAAAAGACGGACATACAGAAACTATCGAAGATAAAGGCTGTGGAATCTTTATCTATGCAGGATCTACACCAAACACCGAGCTTTACACCGAACTTACTTTAGAAAACGGTTATATTCCAGTGAATGATAAAATGGAAACTGCAATTCCTTGCGTTTACGCTGCAGGCGATATTCGTGTAAAACAGATTCGTCAAGCTGCTACCGCAGTTGCTGATGGAGCAATTGCAGGAATCAATGCTGCTATGGCATAA
- a CDS encoding IS256 family transposase, with the protein MTNNNKNQKENLDLNSFFEEYILGLLKQTMETLMKEELTNILQYSKYSYEGHGTGNSRNGYYTRNYETKYGLIENLKIPRDRNNEFEQQLIPPYARRDDWLETMIIRMYASGVSTREIANIIEKLYGNSYSAATVSNITDVALEEIEQWHKRPLKKRYSVIYIDALHLKLRRDTVSSDAVYFILGVDEDGYREVLDFFIGVNESAYVWEDNLRQIKERGVDEVLLFVMDGLSGLDDAVHRVYPKADIQRCIVHKVRNAIRSVRKKDINDFTADLKVVYESPNLEQCRAALDEFAVKWSKSYKRVVESWLNDEDLFTYYKYPVSMRKSIYTTNWIERFNKEVRRLVKTKDALPTEDACSKLVYYKVISYNESWSTRKLRGFACSSDKLQDMFTERYA; encoded by the coding sequence ATGACTAATAATAACAAAAATCAAAAAGAAAATCTAGACTTAAACTCTTTTTTTGAAGAGTATATTCTTGGTCTATTAAAACAAACCATGGAAACCTTGATGAAGGAAGAACTCACTAACATTCTCCAGTACAGTAAATATAGCTACGAAGGACATGGTACTGGCAATTCACGCAACGGATACTATACCCGTAATTATGAAACCAAATACGGTCTGATTGAGAATCTTAAAATTCCTCGTGACCGTAATAATGAGTTTGAACAACAACTCATTCCACCATATGCAAGAAGAGATGATTGGCTAGAAACCATGATCATCCGCATGTATGCAAGTGGAGTATCTACACGTGAAATTGCTAACATCATTGAAAAACTTTATGGAAATTCTTATAGTGCGGCTACAGTAAGTAATATCACTGATGTTGCTCTTGAAGAAATTGAACAGTGGCATAAGCGTCCTCTAAAGAAGAGGTACAGTGTCATTTATATTGATGCTTTACATCTTAAATTAAGAAGAGATACAGTATCAAGTGACGCCGTTTACTTCATTTTAGGTGTCGATGAAGATGGATACCGTGAAGTATTAGACTTCTTTATCGGTGTAAATGAAAGCGCTTATGTTTGGGAGGATAATCTTCGCCAGATAAAAGAACGAGGCGTAGATGAAGTTCTCCTCTTCGTCATGGACGGTCTCTCTGGACTTGACGATGCTGTTCATAGAGTATATCCAAAAGCGGATATTCAACGATGTATTGTCCATAAAGTTCGTAATGCAATTCGTAGTGTTCGTAAGAAAGATATCAACGATTTTACAGCTGATTTAAAAGTTGTATACGAATCTCCAAACCTAGAGCAGTGTAGAGCAGCTTTAGACGAATTTGCTGTTAAATGGAGTAAATCTTATAAACGTGTAGTGGAATCCTGGTTAAATGACGAGGACTTATTCACATACTATAAATACCCTGTTTCTATGCGAAAATCCATCTATACAACGAATTGGATCGAGCGCTTTAATAAAGAAGTACGTCGTCTTGTAAAAACTAAGGATGCACTACCCACAGAAGACGCATGTAGTAAACTCGTTTATTATAAAGTGATTTCTTATAATGAATCATGGTCTACAAGAAAGCTTAGAGGCTTTGCTTGTTCATCAGATAAACTTCAGGATATGTTTACCGAAAGGTACGCATAA